The Pseudomonadota bacterium DNA segment CCCGGGAAATCATCCTGGGACCGGACCGCTCTTCCCTTGGACCCGGCGAAGGAGAAAAATAATGAGATACCGCCTGCCAGTTATTATTATCCTTATTCTTATGTTTAGCGGTTTCGGCTGCAGTATCAAGCTGGGGAAAAAATCCAATGCTAAAACATATTATGTTCTCCAGGATTCAGGCAGTGCGAAAACCACGTACCGGAAAAGACCACTATCCCTGCTGCTGGGAGAAACAACCGCCCCGGCCCTGACCAGCAGCCGGAAAATAGTTTTCAGCCGCACGCCGGATACCAGAAGTTTCTACCAATACGCATCCTGGAGTGAAACGCCACCCAGATTTTTCACCCGTTTACTGCTTGATCGCCTGGAAACCGCCGGACTCTTCACCGCCGT contains these protein-coding regions:
- a CDS encoding ABC-type transport auxiliary lipoprotein family protein, which encodes MRYRLPVIIILILMFSGFGCSIKLGKKSNAKTYYVLQDSGSAKTTYRKRPLSLLLGETTAPALTSSRKIVFSRTPDTRSFYQYASWSETPPRFFTRLLLDRLETAGLFTAVCRRPAVVHTDLQLAVELIEFYHDASSQPGTARIKIRAQLFDNRKKATIDQRYFSRSVPVPTYDAKGAVQGFSQAVGLILDDVVDWLDKVTNTR